One genomic window of Oleomonas cavernae includes the following:
- a CDS encoding phage tail terminator protein: MIGAIIDRLVAAAMPPFIAIEGAEALEALAAGTKPRHGTCFVLPYDEAGEPNTRSTGAHSQRVQVEFLTAVVIRQYDDAKGGKRISAVDQFRDATEDALAGWTPDVERHAPINFVASRSAPAGNGVVWFVTTWSTDRYIRKVS; this comes from the coding sequence GTGATCGGCGCCATCATCGACCGCCTGGTCGCCGCCGCGATGCCGCCCTTCATCGCGATCGAGGGAGCCGAGGCCCTTGAAGCGCTGGCCGCCGGCACCAAGCCGCGGCACGGCACCTGCTTCGTTCTGCCCTACGACGAGGCGGGCGAACCCAACACGCGCAGCACCGGCGCCCATAGCCAGCGCGTCCAGGTCGAATTCCTGACCGCCGTGGTGATCCGCCAATACGACGATGCCAAGGGCGGCAAGCGGATCTCGGCGGTCGATCAGTTTCGCGACGCGACCGAGGACGCCCTCGCCGGCTGGACCCCGGACGTGGAGCGCCACGCCCCGATCAATTTCGTCGCCTCCCGCTCGGCCCCGGCCGGCAACGGCGTCGTCTGGTTTGTTACGACCTGGTCGACCGACCGCTACATCCGAAAGGTCTCCTGA
- a CDS encoding gp436 family protein, translating to MSYATLDDLVERAGAAEILQIADRDNDDIADPAVIAAAIDTAGQTIDAYLAIRYLMPLSTVPSIVLKWAVSIARYHLHRDGAPDHVVRDYKDALAELRDAAAGRLLLPDLAGITPQAGTAGGVQYAGSDPVFTDANLEGFL from the coding sequence GTGAGCTACGCCACCCTCGATGACCTGGTCGAACGGGCCGGCGCAGCTGAGATCCTTCAGATCGCCGATCGCGACAACGACGACATCGCCGACCCCGCGGTGATCGCGGCGGCGATCGACACCGCTGGCCAGACCATCGACGCCTACCTCGCCATCCGATACCTCATGCCGTTGTCGACGGTGCCGAGCATCGTGCTCAAGTGGGCGGTCTCGATCGCCCGCTACCACCTGCACCGCGACGGCGCCCCCGATCATGTCGTGCGTGATTACAAGGATGCGCTGGCGGAATTGCGCGATGCTGCCGCCGGCCGCCTGTTGCTGCCCGATCTGGCGGGCATCACCCCCCAGGCGGGCACTGCGGGCGGTGTCCAGTATGCGGGGTCCGACCCCGTCTTCACGGACGCCAATCTGGAGGGTTTCCTGTGA
- a CDS encoding Acb2/Tad1 domain-containing protein, with translation MAVNPFKDFIGKRAVPPETEPVAFCVHATFYAATALWDLLDELPNKAEAILAQRRLEEAVFWATRAAGQTP, from the coding sequence ATGGCGGTCAACCCGTTCAAGGACTTCATTGGTAAGCGCGCGGTGCCGCCGGAAACCGAGCCGGTGGCCTTCTGCGTCCACGCCACATTCTACGCCGCCACCGCCCTCTGGGATCTGCTCGACGAGCTGCCCAACAAGGCCGAGGCCATCCTCGCTCAGCGGCGGCTTGAAGAGGCGGTCTTCTGGGCTACGCGTGCCGCGGGGCAGACCCCGTGA
- a CDS encoding major capsid protein has product MTGFPFPVDPELTGVVISYANGDLVADRVLPRISPLLSKQTFEWLKFEFGEQITIPDTTVGRKGEPNEVEFSATEDTSKTIDYGLDDVVPIDDVNNAPVGYNPLSHAAQGVMDLVLLDRERRVANSVFAAATYPVGNKVVLAGTSQWSHASSDPVAAITAAQDALIMRANVLVLGRPTWTALSTNPAILKAVHRNDGDKGIATRQAVADLFELDEIIVGSAFVNTAKKGQALAKARLWGKHAALIRRDGLASNKNGRATFGMTMQYGGKVAGQIPEPKTGLRGSIRVRAGESVKELITAPDLGYFFESAVA; this is encoded by the coding sequence ATGACCGGCTTTCCGTTTCCTGTCGATCCCGAGCTGACCGGGGTTGTCATCTCCTACGCCAATGGCGACCTGGTCGCCGATCGTGTGCTGCCGCGTATCAGCCCGCTTCTCAGCAAGCAGACCTTCGAATGGCTGAAGTTCGAGTTCGGCGAGCAGATCACCATCCCCGACACCACTGTCGGCCGCAAGGGCGAACCCAACGAGGTCGAATTCTCGGCCACCGAGGATACCTCGAAGACCATCGACTACGGCCTGGATGACGTGGTGCCGATCGACGACGTGAACAATGCCCCGGTGGGTTACAACCCGCTCTCGCACGCCGCCCAGGGTGTCATGGACCTGGTCCTGCTGGATCGCGAGCGCCGCGTGGCCAATTCCGTCTTCGCAGCGGCCACCTATCCGGTGGGCAACAAGGTGGTGCTGGCCGGTACCTCACAGTGGTCGCACGCATCGTCGGATCCCGTCGCGGCCATCACGGCCGCACAGGATGCGCTGATCATGCGGGCCAATGTGCTCGTGCTGGGCCGGCCCACGTGGACCGCCCTTTCGACCAACCCGGCGATCCTGAAGGCCGTGCACCGCAACGACGGTGACAAGGGCATTGCGACGCGCCAGGCCGTGGCGGATCTGTTCGAACTCGACGAGATCATCGTCGGCTCGGCCTTCGTCAATACCGCCAAGAAGGGCCAGGCGCTGGCCAAGGCTCGCCTCTGGGGCAAGCATGCCGCCCTGATCCGCCGCGACGGCCTTGCCAGCAACAAGAATGGCCGTGCCACCTTCGGCATGACCATGCAGTACGGCGGCAAGGTCGCGGGCCAGATCCCCGAGCCCAAGACCGGCCTGCGCGGCTCCATCCGCGTGCGTGCGGGCGAAAGCGTCAAGGAGCTGATCACGGCGCCCGACCTCGGCTACTTCTTCGAGAGCGCGGTGGCGTGA
- a CDS encoding DUF2190 domain-containing protein, whose product MKTYTAGGAIAHRRIVKFGAADGAVLQATAATEGLIGVTDHPGGAASGERVDVVRSGFTEVEFGGTVTRGGYVTADVDGKAVAAAPAAGTNNGVVGRAEVSAVAGDIALVFILPAQVQG is encoded by the coding sequence GTGAAAACCTACACCGCCGGCGGTGCCATCGCGCATCGCCGCATCGTCAAGTTCGGTGCCGCCGATGGCGCCGTGCTCCAGGCCACCGCGGCCACCGAGGGGCTGATCGGTGTGACCGACCATCCTGGCGGCGCGGCATCGGGCGAGCGTGTCGACGTGGTTCGCTCGGGTTTCACCGAGGTCGAATTCGGCGGCACCGTCACCCGCGGCGGCTACGTCACCGCCGACGTGGACGGCAAGGCCGTCGCGGCGGCCCCGGCGGCCGGCACCAACAACGGCGTCGTTGGCCGGGCCGAAGTATCGGCCGTCGCAGGCGATATCGCCCTCGTCTTCATCCTGCCCGCCCAGGTCCAGGGCTAA
- a CDS encoding peptidase gives MKPFQIFRAGTHTSNEGVTLEYAEGDLAVIADAYDPANHQAPICVGHPKTDAPAYGWIGGLAVDGDRLVATPTDIDPAFADLVKAKRFKTISAAFYTPTSPNNPTPGGWYLRHVAFLGAAAPAVKGLKPVEFAAGGDGVVTIEFSDWSTSATAGTAARLFRRLRDWMIGKEGLAKADEILSEWEIQSLTETAVEARPDPSPLYTDPTKEPDMTAANAAELERRAAELAAKEAKFATDQAQFADSQAKARAEEDAAFVTSVVAAGRLPIGMQATATALFSQLDDGTLSFADGGETKASTGRQAFRDLLAGLPLPVVTKEIAGGKAHSVDFADPVAIAGAINTEIEDAKKKGETISPADALDRLKQKGA, from the coding sequence ATGAAGCCATTTCAAATCTTCCGCGCCGGCACCCATACCTCGAACGAGGGGGTGACCCTCGAATATGCCGAGGGCGACCTCGCCGTGATCGCCGATGCCTACGACCCGGCCAACCACCAGGCGCCGATCTGCGTCGGCCATCCCAAGACCGACGCGCCCGCCTATGGGTGGATCGGCGGCCTGGCCGTCGACGGCGACCGCCTGGTGGCGACGCCCACCGATATCGACCCCGCCTTCGCCGACCTGGTGAAGGCCAAGCGCTTCAAGACGATCTCGGCGGCGTTCTACACGCCCACCTCACCCAACAACCCCACCCCTGGCGGCTGGTACCTGCGCCACGTCGCTTTCCTGGGCGCCGCCGCCCCCGCCGTGAAGGGCCTCAAGCCCGTCGAATTCGCAGCCGGCGGCGACGGCGTGGTCACCATCGAATTCTCGGACTGGTCGACCTCGGCCACCGCCGGTACCGCGGCGCGTCTCTTCCGCCGCCTGCGCGACTGGATGATCGGCAAGGAGGGCTTGGCGAAGGCCGACGAAATCTTGTCCGAGTGGGAAATCCAGAGCCTGACCGAAACTGCCGTCGAAGCCCGGCCGGACCCGTCCCCTCTCTACACCGACCCCACCAAGGAGCCTGACATGACCGCTGCGAATGCAGCCGAACTCGAACGGCGCGCGGCCGAGCTTGCCGCAAAGGAGGCGAAGTTCGCCACCGATCAGGCGCAGTTTGCCGACAGCCAGGCCAAGGCCCGCGCCGAGGAAGACGCGGCCTTCGTGACGTCCGTCGTCGCCGCCGGCCGCCTGCCGATCGGCATGCAGGCTACTGCCACCGCGCTGTTCTCGCAGCTCGACGACGGCACGCTGTCCTTCGCCGATGGCGGGGAGACCAAGGCAAGCACCGGACGCCAGGCTTTTCGGGACCTGCTGGCAGGTCTGCCCCTGCCCGTCGTGACCAAGGAGATCGCCGGTGGCAAGGCCCACTCGGTCGACTTCGCCGACCCCGTCGCCATTGCCGGCGCCATCAACACCGAAATCGAGGACGCCAAGAAGAAGGGCGAGACGATCTCGCCTGCCGACGCCTTGGACCGTCTCAAGCAGAAGGGGGCCTGA
- a CDS encoding phage virion morphogenesis protein: MAGAKITVDDSAIIAALQGLIAAGERPEPALKNIGEHLRESTIARIKAEKSPDGTAFKPLSPAYAKTKKGPGILRETGTLAQIVYQAADGQLDVGTNAIYAAIHQFGGSVTRHARSRQMSFRTASEGAFTKKDGTKAGSKLRFAAPGSPGSSARWVTIGEHTIPIPARPFLGISAEDKVAVLEILGDFLDLASGDNLALEGRPLKSGCYSAGSCLAHPWALKTVCSSFGGIRKGFAGPSGGSARGSFLRSDRDAPRGHDRPP, from the coding sequence ATGGCCGGCGCTAAGATCACCGTCGATGATTCGGCGATTATTGCCGCGCTGCAGGGCCTGATCGCGGCCGGCGAGCGGCCGGAACCCGCCCTGAAGAATATCGGCGAGCACCTACGCGAGAGCACGATCGCGCGCATCAAGGCCGAGAAATCGCCGGACGGCACGGCCTTCAAGCCCTTGAGCCCGGCCTATGCCAAGACCAAGAAGGGGCCGGGGATCCTGCGGGAGACCGGCACGCTGGCGCAGATCGTCTACCAGGCCGCCGACGGCCAGCTCGATGTCGGCACCAATGCGATCTACGCCGCCATCCACCAGTTCGGCGGCTCGGTGACCCGGCATGCCCGCAGCCGGCAGATGTCGTTCCGCACGGCTTCCGAGGGGGCCTTTACCAAAAAGGATGGCACCAAGGCCGGCTCGAAGCTGCGCTTCGCCGCGCCGGGCTCACCCGGCAGCAGTGCCAGGTGGGTGACGATCGGCGAGCACACCATCCCGATCCCGGCCCGGCCCTTCCTCGGGATCTCGGCCGAGGACAAGGTCGCGGTTTTGGAGATCCTGGGCGACTTCCTCGACCTGGCGTCGGGGGACAATCTGGCCCTTGAGGGCCGACCCCTCAAAAGCGGGTGCTACAGCGCCGGAAGCTGCCTGGCGCACCCTTGGGCCCTGAAAACTGTTTGCTCATCATTCGGGGGCATTCGGAAAGGCTTCGCGGGGCCATCCGGGGGCTCGGCTCGGGGGTCATTCCTTCGGTCTGATCGAGACGCCCCGCGCGGGCACGATCGGCCCCCATGA
- a CDS encoding PBECR2 nuclease fold domain-containing protein, whose translation MAIEGVSLPFQEAIDFFQRKVDLPTRKWDDLRHQAHARAFSVAGVVQADMLADFRAAVDKAVTKGVSLQEFQKDFDNIVARTGWQFYARGKTDAERRAWRARLIYKTNLRTSYMAGRYAQMTDPDVLKYRPYWQYRHNDSRYPRPHHVAWNGQCLAADDPWWKTHFPPNGWGCNCDVVALSKRQLTALGKSGPDKAPYERPIETVDPRTGQPETRYPGIDRGWEYNVGEASLKGVVPVELQAPLSPLTPPPAPAKLPLLRPAQAVPASRVLPAGRPDQEYVESFLKEFGADLATPVEWRDPSGGIIGIDKSLFEQRGPNGAVYGFKSMKRDRGLYTLLLADAIKDPDEIWAEWVAVASGVALRRSYLKRVLLPNGKTLFVRFEWSPRGWFGITGFDTTETYVEQFRRGALLYASK comes from the coding sequence ATGGCAATTGAAGGGGTCTCGCTGCCCTTCCAGGAGGCGATCGACTTCTTCCAGCGCAAGGTCGATCTGCCCACCCGGAAATGGGATGACCTGCGCCACCAGGCGCACGCCCGCGCCTTCTCGGTGGCCGGCGTCGTCCAGGCCGACATGCTGGCCGATTTTCGCGCCGCTGTGGACAAGGCGGTGACCAAGGGCGTCAGCCTGCAGGAGTTCCAGAAGGACTTCGACAACATCGTCGCCCGCACCGGCTGGCAGTTCTATGCCCGCGGCAAGACCGATGCCGAGCGCCGCGCCTGGCGCGCCAGGCTGATCTACAAGACCAACCTGCGCACGTCCTACATGGCCGGCCGCTACGCGCAGATGACCGACCCGGATGTGCTGAAGTACCGGCCCTATTGGCAGTACAGGCACAACGACAGCCGCTATCCCCGGCCGCACCACGTCGCCTGGAACGGCCAGTGCCTGGCGGCCGACGATCCCTGGTGGAAGACCCACTTTCCCCCCAACGGCTGGGGCTGCAACTGCGACGTCGTGGCCCTGAGCAAGCGGCAGCTGACGGCGCTGGGCAAGAGCGGGCCGGACAAGGCGCCCTACGAGCGGCCGATCGAGACGGTGGATCCGCGCACCGGCCAGCCCGAAACCCGCTATCCCGGCATCGACCGCGGCTGGGAATACAACGTCGGCGAGGCCTCGCTGAAGGGTGTGGTCCCCGTCGAGCTGCAGGCGCCGCTGTCGCCGCTGACGCCGCCGCCGGCACCGGCCAAGCTGCCGCTGCTGCGTCCAGCCCAGGCCGTGCCGGCGTCGCGCGTGCTGCCGGCCGGCCGGCCGGACCAGGAGTATGTCGAGAGCTTCCTCAAGGAATTCGGCGCCGACCTCGCGACACCGGTGGAGTGGCGCGACCCATCGGGCGGGATCATCGGCATCGACAAGTCGCTATTTGAACAGCGCGGCCCGAACGGTGCCGTCTATGGCTTCAAGTCGATGAAGCGCGACCGCGGGCTCTACACGCTGCTGCTGGCCGATGCGATCAAGGATCCCGACGAGATCTGGGCTGAATGGGTTGCGGTGGCCAGCGGGGTCGCCCTGCGCCGGTCCTACTTGAAGCGGGTGCTCCTGCCCAACGGCAAGACCCTGTTCGTGCGCTTCGAGTGGTCGCCGCGGGGCTGGTTCGGCATCACCGGCTTCGACACCACCGAAACCTATGTGGAGCAGTTCCGCCGTGGCGCTTTGCTCTATGCCAGCAAATAG
- a CDS encoding DUF935 domain-containing protein yields the protein MANPTTQEIATVARDPMVPQFSTTIDPTDATIIARGGGKGLALYDEIKRDPHAFSVLQKRTLEVTSREWTVIEASDRLRDKKAAELVKQQLKGIGFDRLTMGLMGAVLKGYAVAEAMWENRGGVWTVARTKVRKQRRFRFTPEGEPRLLTRESGFDGIELPGRKFVVHRYNVDHDDDEPYGLGLGTVLFWPAWFKRQVLGHWLQASERFAAPTVKATYPGGYDKEKQDKLLASIRAMIRDAGIVVPEGVVIELLEAARGGGGDTQEGLARYLDELMSEAVLGETLSTNSGERGSRSLGEVHNEVRVAIAKADADLVSSTLNDTLVKWIVEVNMPGAGLPQVWRDFSEAEDLDKRAARDKTIYDMGYRPKDAEYINETYGGDWVEKEDEPDEDDSLVVPPPRPEAEFADPQEDDDLAPLVDQLDQAAAPAISAMIARIREQVFAAASYEDLAERLLTILPDIDPSNLAEVMEKAITVAGLAGRNEVSNGN from the coding sequence ATGGCCAATCCCACGACCCAGGAGATCGCCACCGTCGCCCGTGACCCGATGGTGCCGCAGTTCTCGACCACCATCGACCCGACCGACGCGACCATCATCGCGCGGGGCGGCGGCAAGGGCCTGGCACTCTATGACGAGATCAAGCGCGACCCGCATGCCTTCTCGGTCCTGCAGAAGCGCACCCTGGAGGTCACCTCGCGCGAATGGACGGTCATCGAGGCCTCCGACCGGCTGCGCGACAAGAAGGCGGCCGAGCTGGTCAAGCAGCAGCTCAAGGGCATCGGCTTTGATCGTCTGACCATGGGCCTGATGGGCGCGGTGCTGAAGGGCTATGCCGTCGCCGAGGCGATGTGGGAGAACCGCGGCGGTGTGTGGACGGTTGCCAGGACCAAGGTGCGCAAACAGCGGCGGTTCCGCTTCACGCCTGAAGGTGAGCCCCGCCTGCTTACCCGCGAGAGCGGCTTTGACGGCATCGAGCTGCCCGGCCGCAAGTTCGTGGTGCACCGCTACAACGTCGACCATGACGATGATGAGCCCTATGGTCTGGGCCTGGGCACGGTCCTGTTCTGGCCGGCCTGGTTCAAGCGTCAGGTGCTGGGCCACTGGCTCCAGGCGAGCGAGCGCTTCGCGGCGCCGACCGTGAAAGCCACCTATCCCGGCGGGTACGACAAGGAAAAGCAGGACAAGCTGCTCGCGTCGATCCGGGCCATGATCCGTGATGCCGGCATCGTCGTGCCCGAAGGCGTCGTGATCGAGCTGCTGGAAGCCGCGCGGGGCGGCGGCGGTGATACCCAGGAAGGCCTGGCCCGCTATCTCGACGAGCTGATGTCCGAGGCAGTGTTGGGCGAGACCCTGTCGACCAATTCGGGCGAGCGCGGTTCCCGGTCGCTGGGCGAGGTGCACAACGAGGTGCGCGTGGCGATTGCCAAGGCCGATGCCGACCTTGTCTCGAGCACGCTCAACGACACGCTGGTGAAGTGGATCGTCGAGGTCAACATGCCCGGCGCCGGTCTGCCCCAGGTCTGGCGCGACTTCTCGGAGGCCGAGGATCTGGATAAACGGGCGGCGCGCGACAAGACCATCTACGACATGGGCTACCGGCCCAAGGATGCCGAGTATATCAACGAGACCTACGGCGGCGACTGGGTCGAGAAGGAAGACGAGCCCGACGAAGACGACAGCCTGGTTGTGCCGCCGCCCCGGCCCGAGGCCGAGTTCGCCGACCCGCAGGAGGACGATGACCTGGCGCCGCTGGTCGACCAGCTCGACCAGGCCGCCGCCCCGGCGATCAGCGCGATGATCGCCAGGATCCGCGAGCAGGTCTTTGCCGCGGCCTCCTACGAGGACCTGGCCGAGCGCCTGCTGACAATCTTGCCGGATATCGACCCCTCCAACCTGGCCGAAGTGATGGAGAAGGCGATCACCGTCGCCGGCCTGGCCGGCCGCAACGAGGTCTCGAATGGCAATTGA
- a CDS encoding terminase large subunit domain-containing protein — protein MSPPDGGLGPITDQEWAEHRRIQTQSLPPMLVGKSLPDVLLPKQQELLRSTATNALVVSDKSRRVGFTWAVGADAVLTAGAQRAAGGMDVLYIGYNLDMAREFIDTCAMWAKAFMPGITEVGEFLFQDVDSHGDPRTIQAFRIGFASGYEIVALSSRPRSLRGRQGYVILDEFAFHDDAAALLKAAMALLIWGGKVLVISTHNGVDNPFNELINEIRAGKRPGAVVRCTFDDAIEQGLYQRVCLTRGIEWSPEGEAKWRAEIYKSYGADADEELRCIPSQGSGVVLTRAQIEACMVPGLPVLRLECPPGFEMQTREAREAFAAAWIADHLAPLVETLDPRWRYSVGQDFARSGAVSVIVPLAVMQALRRHAPFVIEMRNVPFDQQRQILWWLIDHLPRRGAVKLDATGNGAHLGELTAQKYGYSIVEPVHMTEAWYLENMPRMVAGVADRDVDLPADADHIDDLRQIKLVKGTPRVPEVTHKGSDGKGRHGDFAVALALAWAATVANVVDGDVLPIGAPRASAEMLDATFGAADRPGLPRGDAFGEYGLRADFDYLR, from the coding sequence ATGAGCCCGCCGGACGGCGGCCTGGGGCCGATCACCGACCAGGAGTGGGCAGAGCATCGGCGGATACAGACCCAGTCACTGCCCCCCATGCTGGTGGGCAAATCGCTGCCCGACGTGCTGCTGCCCAAGCAACAGGAACTGCTTCGGTCCACCGCCACGAATGCTCTGGTCGTATCGGACAAGTCGCGCCGCGTCGGCTTCACCTGGGCGGTGGGGGCCGATGCAGTCCTGACTGCCGGCGCCCAGCGCGCGGCCGGCGGCATGGACGTCCTCTATATCGGCTACAACCTCGATATGGCGCGGGAGTTCATCGACACTTGCGCCATGTGGGCCAAGGCCTTCATGCCCGGCATCACCGAGGTCGGGGAATTCCTGTTCCAGGACGTCGACAGCCACGGCGACCCGCGGACCATCCAGGCCTTTCGCATCGGCTTTGCGTCAGGCTACGAGATCGTCGCCCTCTCGTCCCGGCCGCGGTCGCTGCGTGGTCGCCAGGGCTATGTCATCCTCGACGAATTCGCCTTCCACGACGACGCTGCAGCCCTCCTGAAGGCGGCAATGGCGCTGTTGATCTGGGGCGGCAAGGTGCTGGTGATCTCGACGCACAACGGCGTCGACAACCCCTTCAACGAACTGATCAACGAGATCCGCGCAGGCAAGCGACCGGGCGCAGTCGTTCGGTGCACCTTCGATGACGCGATCGAGCAGGGCCTATACCAACGCGTCTGCCTGACACGGGGAATTGAATGGTCCCCGGAGGGCGAAGCCAAGTGGCGTGCCGAAATCTACAAGAGCTACGGCGCCGACGCCGACGAGGAACTGCGCTGCATCCCCAGCCAGGGTTCCGGCGTGGTGCTCACCCGAGCCCAGATCGAGGCCTGCATGGTGCCGGGCCTGCCGGTGCTGCGCCTGGAATGCCCGCCTGGCTTCGAGATGCAGACGAGGGAGGCTCGGGAGGCCTTTGCCGCGGCCTGGATAGCAGACCACCTGGCGCCCCTGGTCGAGACCTTGGATCCGCGCTGGCGCTACTCGGTGGGGCAGGACTTCGCGCGATCGGGCGCCGTCTCGGTCATCGTGCCACTCGCCGTCATGCAGGCGCTGCGCCGTCACGCGCCTTTCGTCATTGAAATGCGCAACGTGCCGTTCGACCAGCAGCGCCAGATCCTGTGGTGGCTGATCGACCATCTGCCCCGGCGCGGTGCGGTCAAGCTTGATGCCACCGGCAACGGTGCGCACCTGGGCGAGCTGACTGCCCAGAAGTACGGCTATTCGATCGTCGAGCCGGTCCACATGACCGAGGCCTGGTACCTGGAGAACATGCCCCGCATGGTGGCCGGCGTTGCCGACCGCGACGTCGACCTGCCGGCCGATGCCGACCACATCGACGATCTGCGCCAGATCAAGCTGGTCAAGGGTACGCCGCGCGTGCCTGAGGTCACCCACAAGGGCAGTGATGGCAAGGGCCGTCATGGCGACTTCGCGGTGGCCCTGGCACTGGCCTGGGCCGCCACGGTGGCCAATGTCGTCGACGGCGACGTGCTGCCGATCGGCGCGCCGCGGGCGAGCGCCGAAATGCTCGACGCCACCTTCGGTGCAGCTGACCGACCAGGCCTGCCCCGCGGCGACGCGTTTGGCGAATACGGCCTGCGCGCCGATTTCGACTATCTGAGGTGA
- a CDS encoding DUF3486 family protein: MPRPSKIDRLPPEVRNRIGALRQAGHTLDEIVERINEALGTMASDPISRSAMGRHLAEMDELGKEMRAQRAMAEGILAKYGDQPDDKLFRLNLELMQGLLFKFSRAAMQGQGVVLGPEELLFATGAMKNIASAAKTDADRIEKIEKRATEKAKRDAVKAAEGVMKQRGMSRDTIDEIKKQILGVAA; encoded by the coding sequence ATGCCCCGTCCCTCGAAGATCGACCGCCTGCCGCCGGAGGTCCGCAACCGGATCGGCGCGCTGCGCCAGGCCGGTCATACGCTCGACGAGATCGTCGAACGGATCAACGAGGCACTGGGCACCATGGCCTCGGATCCGATCTCGCGATCTGCCATGGGCAGGCACCTGGCCGAGATGGACGAGCTGGGCAAGGAGATGCGGGCACAGCGGGCGATGGCCGAGGGGATCTTAGCGAAGTATGGCGACCAGCCCGACGACAAGCTGTTCCGCCTCAATTTGGAACTGATGCAAGGCCTGCTGTTCAAGTTCAGTCGCGCCGCCATGCAGGGCCAGGGCGTGGTGCTGGGGCCTGAAGAACTGCTGTTCGCGACCGGCGCGATGAAGAATATCGCGAGCGCCGCCAAGACCGATGCCGACCGTATTGAGAAGATCGAGAAGCGGGCGACCGAGAAGGCGAAGCGTGACGCCGTGAAGGCGGCCGAGGGCGTCATGAAGCAACGCGGCATGTCCCGCGATACGATCGACGAGATCAAGAAGCAGATCCTGGGTGTCGCCGCATGA
- a CDS encoding ArsR family transcriptional regulator, with amino-acid sequence MNDLQRMVSTLWREGLRLCLLDLLWRLHGANDFMLVDLVAPYGFKATRGNIRAELSFLENGGMVRLDHLGDLVVVHPTERGCEVAAGLLVVHGIRRPEPRD; translated from the coding sequence ATGAACGATCTGCAGCGCATGGTAAGCACTCTTTGGCGCGAAGGCCTGAGGTTGTGCCTTCTCGACCTCCTTTGGCGGCTCCATGGCGCCAATGACTTCATGCTGGTCGACCTGGTCGCCCCCTATGGGTTCAAGGCAACCCGGGGAAATATCCGCGCCGAACTCTCGTTCCTCGAAAACGGTGGCATGGTCAGACTCGACCATCTCGGCGACCTCGTTGTTGTCCATCCAACAGAGCGTGGCTGCGAAGTCGCCGCCGGGCTGCTGGTTGTCCACGGTATCCGCCGCCCGGAACCGCGGGACTGA
- a CDS encoding ArsR family transcriptional regulator yields MTDYADANARSRRLALLRVLAENEGSANESVIKVALAALGFRGRLATDDAVRSDLDMLKEAGLIVDEWYQGRVRIATLTKRGVSFLARQVDPVSGIEYPSMGV; encoded by the coding sequence ATGACCGATTACGCAGATGCCAATGCCCGGTCCCGCCGCCTGGCGCTGCTGCGGGTGCTGGCCGAGAACGAGGGCAGCGCCAACGAGAGCGTGATCAAGGTCGCCCTTGCCGCACTTGGCTTCCGGGGCCGCCTGGCCACCGACGATGCCGTGCGCAGCGACCTCGACATGCTCAAGGAAGCGGGTCTGATAGTGGACGAGTGGTACCAGGGTAGAGTGCGGATCGCCACGCTCACCAAGCGCGGTGTCTCCTTCCTGGCCCGCCAGGTCGATCCGGTGTCCGGCATCGAATACCCTTCCATGGGCGTGTGA
- a CDS encoding DUF2730 family protein, producing MDWVREWWGVIAFGIAGALTVLGWAIRKGLASKEDLEKVEKALLSKLTTTNSEMATLGSRTLLIENELKHLPSSDDISELRAEISGLSGKMSGVAQEQSAQRATLSRIEDHLLANRGRA from the coding sequence ATGGATTGGGTGCGTGAATGGTGGGGGGTAATCGCTTTCGGCATCGCGGGGGCGCTGACCGTTCTCGGCTGGGCGATCCGCAAGGGGCTGGCGTCGAAGGAGGACCTGGAGAAGGTGGAGAAGGCCCTGCTTTCGAAGCTCACCACGACCAACAGCGAAATGGCGACGCTGGGCAGCCGTACCTTGCTGATCGAGAACGAGCTGAAACACCTGCCGTCCAGCGACGACATTTCCGAACTGCGCGCCGAGATCTCCGGGCTGAGCGGCAAGATGAGCGGGGTGGCCCAGGAGCAGTCGGCCCAGCGCGCCACCCTCAGCCGGATCGAGGATCACCTGCTGGCCAATAGGGGACGGGCATGA
- a CDS encoding TraR/DksA C4-type zinc finger protein yields MDLAQRRAEILSDEALDAHRRRVIGPEHRWCVDCGEEIPEDRRRAVPGTMRCIECQTRAERRR; encoded by the coding sequence ATGGACCTGGCACAGCGCCGGGCCGAGATCCTGAGTGACGAGGCGCTCGATGCGCATCGTCGCCGGGTGATCGGCCCCGAGCACCGTTGGTGCGTCGACTGCGGGGAAGAGATCCCTGAAGACCGGCGCCGGGCGGTTCCCGGAACGATGCGGTGCATCGAATGTCAAACGCGAGCCGAGCGGAGACGGTGA